In the genome of Ursus arctos isolate Adak ecotype North America unplaced genomic scaffold, UrsArc2.0 scaffold_22, whole genome shotgun sequence, the window ATATAAGGCAAAAGAACCTATATTTTCcccatattaaatttttatacttttaaaatgatattatcAGATATCTATCTCCAatatccatgtatttgtggtgACACAATTGATCCTGAACCACATGCAACCCTGAGAAATCTGGCCAGAGCTGAGCAGTGACCTATTTGACCTCTATTTTCCCTTTGTACCAGTAATTTAAACCAGATTTTCTAGCCCATATTCATTATCTGTATGACTACCAGACTCCTGAGAGGGGAAAATACTCTTGAGAGGAATCAGAAAAGGGGACCGTGAATAAGCTACGTACATTTGTCAGCACATGTGAGAGGACCCTGGTTGATCAGAAGAACACACGCATGGACGCTCAGGACAAAAATATACTATGAATCAAAAGCCTAGAGACAGCCTAATAAGCATCCACaacaaaaataacatcttaataaGGCTGTCTCTCTACCTGCCTGTCCAAATGCTTTTCCACCTGTGCAGATCCATTCCTGCCTGTCCAGCTGTCTCCACACCTTATCCCTACTTAACAGTTCAGCTGCCTCCTCCACGGGCCCCATTGCTGTCCCACCATTCCCAGATTCTTCCCAGCTATCCAGCTGTCTCTGCCCCCAACCAGCCCCAAACCCTCCCTATTCGTCCATCcatcccctctgctctcccaaaGACCTCTATACCAGCCCTGTTACCGTCCTACCCAGTCAAATATCTTCCTCACCCTCCAGCCCCAGTTACCCCCAGCTTCCCCAGCAGTTTCCCACACCTACCAGCCCCAATTCCTTCTGGCCCACCTGACCATCTACCCCACCCACCCCGAAGTTCCACAGTCCTCCCTGATTCTGACACACAGAGCAAGTTATTTTACAAAACTTTCAGACCCAAACATTTCCCTCCACAGCGTTCTACTCAGGCCACTCTAATGCCTGCCCTCATTCGTCGTTCCCTTCCAGCTCGACTGGTTGTTTCCCCAACCCCTTTGGAAGCTCTCCCTGTTTTGAAGCCTTCCTGTTTATCCAGTCACCCCCCTCATCAACCAGTCCCCGCTCTTTCTGATATCAGTCCGTTCCCTGAACATCCTGCTACCTTAGATCCTTTTTGGTCAGCCCAGCGGTCTGTTCCGCAAACCACCACATTGTCAGATCTGCCCCAGGCCTTCGTAGAACATCCTCCTGCCTCAGTTcactcccacctacctccctgtCGTTCCCCATGCTCTTCTTGGTCTTCATCGCCTTCCACTTTCACACCTTCTTCATCTCCTGTGcggtcttcttcctcttcctctatcctttcctcttctttaccctcctctcctgcctctccatcCTTACCTTCTtcatctgttcctttcttttcctcttctctctatTCAGCTTCCTCTCCAATCCATCCTGTgtcttcctcctttccccccaAGCTTTACTCTCCCTCACTTCctacttccccctctccttttatTCCTGTTCATCCCCTCAATCCTCCTCACTGGGGGAAGAaagtagagaagagaagagaagcaagtggagtagagaagaaagaaatagagaagaaaaagttGAGAGACGTCAACTTTAAAGGTAAATATTGGGTTTATTAGATATTTTGTAGATTTAGCAATATTTTGTTTGGGAAGGGTGACTGAAGGGGAAGGAATCTGTGAGAGTAGGAGAgcctaaaagaaaaacatactctCAGCGTTCAGGAACTTGTGTTAAATCCTTGTTGCTGTCTGTGACCTCCCTGTGGTCACAAAAAAGATAGGCTGGAATCTAGTAACTATGGACCTTGACTATTCCAGTTTGTCCAGAtaaagatatatatgtgtattggAGATAGGTATGTGTTACCTGTGGCCACGTGTCCTCCAAACCTTTTTATCCTCATTAAATAGGAGTAACTGAAGTGAGCTGGGACTGAATGCTCTTGGGAATCACACTGCTGGGTGTAGTGCAGCAGCAGTCGGCTGTTTGATACACTTCCTGCCCAGCCCCCCAGAACAGTGCTCCTCTGCTCCTCGCTTCTCACTTTGTACATGTGCTGAGATAGAACTTGCTAGACGTTTCCAGAAGACGCAAAGTTCCAGTAGAAAATGGTGGGTGGCACTTCAGGACACTACAGGCAGACCCTGCACTGAAGATAGCCCTTGTGTGGCCTGAAAACCATGCTTGTGTTCGTGATACCACTGAAAACAAGTGTGTGTATTCTCCTCCATCAAGGAAGAGCCAGGCTTCCAAACCTAGTAAAGTAGGATGGAAATTCCTGCCTGCGCCAACAGgcagttttcctattttctatctGCTTGACTCTTCAACCAACTTCATGTGGGTTACGGGAACACCTACCAGCTATAACATCAACTCAGAACTAAGGGTAGTGCAGCACGTTTTTATCCAGATAGGAATGCTCTTACAGAATGAGGGAATGACTACGTATCTACAGGAATTCCTTCTACATCTGTCCCAAACAATAGAGAAATAGaacttaataataataaccaaaGCCATGAATAATTGGGTATTCCTACATGAAGGGGGAGTGTTTTGTTGGCACTATAATCCCACAATCATTTTTATTCTACTATTGACTGCCTTAAATTCCCATTCCAAAACCCTTAAATGTGATTATCTGAGCacagacccacacacacacccatacaacATAAATGTGTCACTTGTATAGATAGAGAGAGGTTAACTTTATTTAAAtgtactaaatattttttatgtatggtTCACAGAGCTATAGATAATGCCCTGCCTTCATCATTGTCAAAAAATGGTCACAAGCATCAGAAACATCTCTTATCCAAAATCAATTGTggtaaagaaatgaaggaaaacaacagGGCAAACTTGGCTACTAACAAAGATGCGTTCCAGCTTAAACTGGAAGAAACTCAGAAACTCCTAGAAGATCAGCATCTAAGCACTTTGCAAGTATGAAACTGTAAATACGTTAATATTTCAGTACCTAGTAATAATTCTGTCCCATCTCTGCAGTGATCTGCACCATTAACCAAGGATAGGGCGTGAATGAGTCGACACAAATCCATCACGAAACTACAGAAATAATTGTTTAGATTTTTCtaccttttgctcatttttcaccctgctttctctattccttttccatctcatatttggaaaaatatgcTCTATGAATGTTTTCCGATCAAACATGAAAGCTATTTAAAACTACAATGTAGTATAAGTATCATTGTTAGAGACTGGATTATAAAAAGCACCCTGAAAATTATAATACATGTGGACATTAGGTTCTTAATGAAAATATGTCACAATCAACTAGAAATGACATTTCTGTTCTATCTCTGGTCACGcactcagtttttttccccccacaaaataTGGATTTCAGCTGATTTTCCTGAAATGTTCATGCACTTTACATTTCATGAGTAATTACACACATTTATGATGTTTTTAGTAGGCTGATATCAAGATTAAATTCCTAACCTTTGCCTGATTTATCCAGTAACTAAGTAATAATGAcaagactttaaaaacaaaacaaaacaaaacaaaacaaaaaaacggaaAGCAGGAGGCTTCTTCTGGCAATGATGAAATGACTTTGGGCCATAAACAAGTATAATTCTGAATAAAACATATGAAACAGCTATTTTTAGACATGAGACAATATAGGCAATATAGGATATGAtcctaaaaaaaggaaaacaaatgaggtAAGCCCTATAATCACATAGGCTTTCTACCTGACATAATCTTTGGACAAgcctcaaaaaaaatccacacccccTGCAAAAGGCACATCAACATTAACTTAAGCTACACAGCACAGGGATGTAGTCAATGGTGTCATGTGGGTACAGAGGcagccacacttgtggtgagcacaacaTGATGTGTAGATTTGTCaagtcactgtgttgtacacctgaaactcatgtaacattgtgtcaaccacactcaaacttaaaaaattattttgaaaaatgtaaaagtttatctagagaggggaaaaaagatccaTAGCATGTGGGTGAACAAAGATAAGACAGACCGCATTAATTTCAGGccagaagacatttttaaagttctaagaTCAGGAAACTCCCAgcctagaattctgtatccagctGATGATATCCTTCTGGAACGAAGGCAAAATAGGCATCTTCAAACAAACAAGAGCTGaacacccccaccctccaccagCATCTGCATGATTAACAAATGCCCCTCGAAGTTTTTCAGGCTGAAGGAAAATGTTATCAGACGATAACTCAGATCTGTGGTGATAGCGGATTAGTGGTCGTTAGTGGTGGTTAGGTGTGGACTTCCAGCAGATGGAAAGATTCTATGGATTGTTTGAAATGGTGTGTATGGGTGAATAATTTGTCAAAATCCATCAAACTAGACATTTAAAATGGGTGCATTTGGTAGATAAGTCTACCTCAATGACGTtgattttaaaactgaaacacaaagtATAAACTAGTACAGTTTGCATATCAATAACTTACAAGCAAAAGTTCAAGCTGATcatattgtttcatttcttagTGATGAGAAAAAATCTGGGGGCAAAAAGTATAGTTTAGTGAAATCAGAATTTGCTAAACTTCTTTTCAGGTGCTTTGGGGTATGAGGCCATCACAGACCTGTAACAACAAAAGTCTCAGAGCCATGAACATCACACATACATCTAGAAAGCCCCTCAAACTCAGATTTCTTCTTAATCTTGTAGCAGTCATCTCCAGGAAGGCCTCGAGGGTTTCCTTATGATTGTCTGTTAAAGCAGCTCAGCGCAGAAAGGCACTGTCGAGAGTGTGCTCTGTTTTGTTCTCCTGGTAGGCTGAGTGGCCATCACTTTCAACAGACACCAGAGCACTGACGATGTGATAAGTAGGTGATAAATGCTAGTAATATCAAACTCTTGTGagtcattttcaaaatttattttgtgataaTATATCAATAAGCATTaagtatataaacaaaatatttttattctgtaattGATTTCATGggcttcttcatttatttaatgggctagaaaaataatatatttttgttcagtatcagaatatttaaattttctaaaatttgtcaAAAATCTTAAGGGAcagtcatttcctttcttttgagtCCATTTAACTCTTTGACAAGATTTACAATCTAAAATCCtcttgaatgtatttatttacatgtgaTATAAATTAATGCATTCTAGGTAtatgtgaaaaattagaaatatcttTAAACACATACCACACTTTGAAGTGATCATGAAATTTTATTAAAGACAGACAAGTTCCATGAAATTTCATTGAAATAATGATGACAATGTCTATGAAATTCATAGAAATTATTACTGTTCTAAGTCCCAAAAAAGGGCTCATTAAAATCAGTAATTGTCAATTCTACATCCTTATTAGAATTGCCTGgagtactttaaaataaaaatacaaatacatggacCCCATCCGAGTATTTAATTAGCAGGACCCAGGCGTGGTTATTTCTACAAAACTCTTCCCATGATTGTAATATGCAGTCAGAGTCTAGAACCCCACAGTGTAGGCCGTGAGGTTACCTGCTCTCCGAAGATGCAGCCCTACCAACAGGAAACTCACATTAGGGCCACAGAGCTTTCACGAGCCTCCCTCAAGTCCAGTGAagctttcagggaaaaaaatacccTTTGTAAATAACTATTTTTCAGAATTTCACATGGTGTTATAAAACCTTCAAGAAACTCAAAACTCCAAATGGAATAGcaatagtaaaattattttctaagctATAACCGTGGCTAGAATAATTAGGTAGTTACTTTAGGCGTAGAAATTAAAGCAAACACCATTTATTGTAAGTCTTTGTTGGCTCCCTTCTTTTCACTCTTGAGGACTACTGCAGGGATGTAGATTATTTAGATACTTACACTGTTTATAGtgtattactttattttacatGCCACGGACAGTAGGGCTCAGTAACAGTGGTGTGTCGAATCattaattttgatgttttaaaagttCTAAGCTATAtaactgttcctttttttttcctttcagaaatttTGTGATGAAGTTAATCAAATAACAAATTCTGAAACCCTCTCAAGTATAGACAGTCTTGAGGCTGGGGAACATGAAGAAATATACTTAACACTTAACAAGGAGCCTTCCACATCAAACCAGAAGGATTCCATTTCTCTCAAATCAGTAAATCTGCAATCAACTAATGTAAGCTGCTGTGATGAAGATAAACTGGCATTCTCTAAAAGTCAACATATCAATAATTGGCTCATAAATGTAAGTGATCCAGATACTCAGACCGTCACACCTTTCTCAGATAGTGTAAGTAAACCTGATGTTCTGCCTTCCTGCGAATGTTTTAACAGTAAGGAACAAAATCCACCTGTGGAAAGAGTGACAAATAGTGCTGATAATTCAGTAGCCTTTGTATATAGTCCAACTATATTTGTACAAGATGGAAAAGGCAAAGCAGTCTCTGAAACTAGCACTATGAGGACTACTGACTCATCTTCTGGAACATTCCAAAGGGAGAGACCATTTGTCACTGAGAGCCCAACATTTAAACTTAGCAGAGTCTGGGCCAGTCCAGATCGTTTAACACAGGGAATGGCTACGTTTTCAGACCAAGGGAACAATTCTGAATTAACACAAGAAAACAGACCTACTTCATTTGTACCTACGGCAACACGTATAGTTTTGCCATGTAATATGCAGTCAGCTAGGCCTTTACCGAAGAGCAGTCTACATATAAAAGAGGTCGACCCGGTGCAGTGTTCTGATACGTTAGGAGAATTGACAGATGTTAAAGAtgagaagttaaaatattttcattgtaataAGGAAGAGTTGCCTTTGTTTTCGGATGATTTTCAAGTTGTCTATATACCTCACAACTCTGATTCAAACGATAAGAAACACAAAATAGCCCAAACATCAATATCAGTGTCTACCGTAATTTCTAACTGTGACTTAGTTGGTCAGCACAAGAAGATGAAATACAACACTCCTGAGAGAAATGGTGTGAGGTTTctgaaaggtattttaaaaaaagaatctaaatacGAACACAATTGTTTCAAGGCACTAGTTATAAACCATAGCTTTAAGTTAGGAAATCAAAAAGCAGCGGCTATCAGAGATAGTATtgaattaacaaaagaaaaaggtacaGAAATTCCGAAGACTATTAAAAAACTGAGGTGGTTTGACGAAACTGGAGATACAGACAAAAATGCTGCAGACGGTCATTCACTGAAGAACAGAATAGAACTATGTCAACAGTGGTCTCAGCCTTTCCACATTCAGACTAAAAGTGGTGCTGCCAGCAAGGTAATTAGAGTTCCTGCCTGTGCTGTAGGTCCTGCTGATGGAACGCAGCCCAAGGAGGGTTCTGTCTCTGAAAAGGTCGCTGCTTTAGGAGAACCTGCAACAGACCATGCGCGTCTGAACTGTTTTATGCCTTCAGGTTATAACGTTGCTAAACAAGCCTGGCCACCCTCAAAGAAAGAGGGAACTCAAGCCCCTGTACACGGTGGTGGTTCTAAAGCTCAGAAAGCAAATCCACAACGAGGTGGTGCGAGAGTGATCAGAAGAACAAGATCTGCTCAGGTGCAGTCAGCCTTTGTGTGCGCGCACAGAAAAGGCACCGGCCTTCGGCCCCAGTCTGCCAGCAAAGCCACCAGACTTTCACAAGCTCAGGGTAGACTGATTGTGCCTCATCCTCCTCCTCAGTCTCCGTCAAAGATTAGGAGTGGTAAAAGTATGCAAGCGTCTCAGTGTCAACCAGTGACACTTGAGAATTCTCAAAACGTGGTTACTCGTAACTATTTTCCTTCAAAACATGTGCTTCCAAAGGAACACAGGTTCAATCACTGGAATCAGGAAAGTAGTTCTCCACCCACAGATGCCTGTTCGGACTCCGTCACTATGATGCCTTCTCTTCCATGTTGTTCTTCTGAGTGCCAAACTTTAGCAAAAGTAAACGGTTCAGATGGCACTCAAGTGGTGGTCCTGCAAGATGGGACCTCACACTCCGCCCACCGGTGTCCTGTTGAAGAAAGCCATCCCTCCGTGACTCTGAGAACTGCTCGAGAAGACTCCGTTCCCTTGTGGAAAAGACAGAAGGATATTCTGGGTCAAAATGAAAAGGCTGCTGGTAAGAATAaacttatatatttttacaaataaattgtaCAACGTTTTAAGTTCCTGTGAAATTTTTCTTATTGAGGCACAGCAACGTGCACCCTGGAGATACAGTATTCAATCATAGCTTAGCTTGTACAGAAACAGCGTCCCTCCCTGAACATTCTCTCCTCGTCCGTCTAGCTGGAGCTTTTAAAAGAACCACCCAACCCGCACTCAACTAAAATTAGAAACTTGCCAGCCTCCATTTTCTTCCTGTGACTTTTCTTGTTAGTTTAAAAGAGGGAGGACAAAGAATAGGGTCTGATTTTTATCCAATATCATTCTGTCATTACATCACCCCAATATTCGAGTCAAAATTCCTGTCAAAATATGcacagtggaaaatatttttaaaattattctaaataggtaaataaatgtaGTTATagtactttcttttatttttctttaaaatatttgttaaattgattctcagagtccatagtctctcatgcttcattccctcttctgattacccccccaccactgggtgttatacacaactactgaatcatcaaactttacataaaaaaccagggatgttctgtatggtgactaacataatataataaaaaatattattatataaaatatttgttaaattgaatAGGTATAAGCTAATGATAGGTGTGCTTAACCCTCCCATTCCCTTTCCAAAAGACTGGCAGCCCTACTTTTATCCCTTATGTAGCTGGTTTTCATGTGGATAAAAAGTGATGGTATTCCTTTAAACAGTTTGAAGACTAGCCCCCCGTAGAACGCCTTAGAATTACCCATAGTAGCCGGCTAACTCCTCCTGAAGCTCTTTTCCTCTGGGGGAAATGAACTAGAAACACATTTTCCTGCCAGTGGGAATCAGTGGCCTATTGAGAAATAGATAGGACttgggaaaaaatcagaaaagtaattcttttcttttcccaaaggTATGAGTAAATACTAAGATGATGTAAAGAGGGAGctagtttaaaatttaatattcaaagTCTTCTTTAATTAGACTGAGATTTTAAGGACAGCGGGCTTTTGTTGTAATTCATCACTGTCTCCCCAGGTCCTGGCACTTAGTGGTCACCCACACTTTTCTTAAATGAATGGATGTTAAGTCGTATTAGCAGATGGGAAGCTAAATGCAAAGACTCTAATCTAAAAACTTTCAGTACTTGTCTACAAaaatctagtctttttttttttaattttttcatcacaagtgccctccttcatccccatcacctgtttcacccattcccccacccacctcccctctggtcaccatcaatgtgttctttatagttaagagtctgtttctcggcaaaaacctagatttttaaaagttatttttctcactaaagattttattcctttttaatctAGGCATTTTATAATGTAACTTTAGTTTTCACACTacttccaaagaaagaaagaaagaaagaaagaaagaaagaaagaaagaaagaaagaatcatatAGATTGAGTAAAAActattgtatgtgtgtatatgtatgtatgtatgtatatacatatgtacgtatgtatatatacacacatacacacacacacacacgtataccaCATCCCACCAGTTCTCTATAGttgaagagtctgttttttgatttctcacttttttcttcatttgttttgtttcttaaattccacatatgagtgagatcatgtggtatttgtcttttcctgactgacttactttgttTACCATTAAACTCTCCAGATCCACCcctgtggttgcaaatggcaagatttcattcttcttatggctgaataatattccagtgtgtgtgtgtgtgtgtgtgtgtgtgtgtgtgtgtgtgatgtcttctttatcccttcatctatcagtggacacttagattgcttcataatttattggatcatat includes:
- the CEP126 gene encoding centrosomal protein of 126 kDa, coding for MLAWRPGARSAVAELDPESSDARDGAPFSPRLGRGRCRPAADLDMKIHLEKNLEEERQILLQQQKICRNRARKYFVESNRRKKAFEEKRKEQEEREQQIREQILQQRKEKFEEVTEKFQRAHIPLSQRRGAVFQKPVPPLEEALKQIQESNLKSEVNLLPSHRPTINWRAIDNALPSSLSKNGHKHQKHLLSKINCGKEMKENNRANLATNKDAFQLKLEETQKLLEDQHLSTLQKFCDEVNQITNSETLSSIDSLEAGEHEEIYLTLNKEPSTSNQKDSISLKSVNLQSTNVSCCDEDKLAFSKSQHINNWLINVSDPDTQTVTPFSDSVSKPDVLPSCECFNSKEQNPPVERVTNSADNSVAFVYSPTIFVQDGKGKAVSETSTMRTTDSSSGTFQRERPFVTESPTFKLSRVWASPDRLTQGMATFSDQGNNSELTQENRPTSFVPTATRIVLPCNMQSARPLPKSSLHIKEVDPVQCSDTLGELTDVKDEKLKYFHCNKEELPLFSDDFQVVYIPHNSDSNDKKHKIAQTSISVSTVISNCDLVGQHKKMKYNTPERNGVRFLKGILKKESKYEHNCFKALVINHSFKLGNQKAAAIRDSIELTKEKGTEIPKTIKKLRWFDETGDTDKNAADGHSLKNRIELCQQWSQPFHIQTKSGAASKVIRVPACAVGPADGTQPKEGSVSEKVAALGEPATDHARLNCFMPSGYNVAKQAWPPSKKEGTQAPVHGGGSKAQKANPQRGGARVIRRTRSAQVQSAFVCAHRKGTGLRPQSASKATRLSQAQGRLIVPHPPPQSPSKIRSGKSMQASQCQPVTLENSQNVVTRNYFPSKHVLPKEHRFNHWNQESSSPPTDACSDSVTMMPSLPCCSSECQTLAKVNGSDGTQVVVLQDGTSHSAHRCPVEESHPSVTLRTAREDSVPLWKRQKDILGQNEKAAGSTVVRRKRIVENKQRSLLELKRQNSGSAGRKCNEQMSNFGQSVQLSSSEPKHTIRGTSDVEEVSDSTSQFLMAENLVKASVPEDEILTVMNSKQLQKPNLALNKTQPFDICALSAEEQRILQSLGRLNERLYYVQEAICKNPSIKDNLQIIPLLNSQPRGSPSPRVGSRSQRKY